AATGTATACGCCAAAATTATCGGTGGTAGATATTTTAGGGGTGTTTAGTAGCTGTACGGTAGCCCCGGGTAAGGGAGTGTTGGTGTTTTTGCCGTATACTACACCCCGGATAGAAATTTTATGCGCCGATGCTGAAAAAGTGAGACATAGAAACCAAAAGAAAATACTTACTGCCAGGAAATTTTTAAATTTTTTATTTTCTGCAGCCATATACAGGTGGCTTATAACTTTAAAATTATAACTCATTTAAATGGTTTACTTAGGCAGGCACAAACAGAAAGCTTACCAATTTCGAGGTAAAAATAAGTAAATAATTCAGGAGATATTAAGATTAAAATACGCGGTAGTTGGTTGTTGTTAATTTAAATTGTTGTTTTTCAATACTTTGAATAAGTAACTTTAACCTCTAACCTATGGAATTAACCTGGCCCATTACTTATTAGTAACTGATGTTGATGTGCGCATTATATCCCGAACCATTCAAAAAAGATAATATTTAAAAAAAGCGTTACAAGCATGTAATTAAAGCTAAGCTATTGGTTTAATCAGAAAGCTTAATAAGCCGCAAGCCGAATTGACTTAACGCTGGCTATGCGTAAGGAAATGTGGTTATAACGGTTACTCTTTGTAAGGCTTTGAAAGTAAGAAGTTGATGAAGAAGTTGATGCTTCTGGATAAATAAAAAAGCAACTCCGGTAGGAGTTGCTTTCTAAAAATAGTTTAGCTGAAAAGTGGATTCGATAATTTTAGCCAGCATAGGAGAGCACTTATTCTTTCTTCCGGAAGTAAACGTTGTTGCTAATGGTTTCCAGGTTTACTTGTGGGCCGCCGCCGTTGAGATTGCCTTTTAACTGATAGCCCACCAGCGGAATTTCTTTTTGCTTGTTGGTAAAGGCAATGTTTAAATCGGAGTATACTTCGCCGGTAATGGTTTTTAATGCTACGGTTGCGCCTTTTTTGCCGGGCCAGTTCATGTCTACAAACCCACTAATAGATTTAGCGTTTACGGAGCCGGTTAATCCGTTTAGTTCTATGTTGCCGTTAATGGTATTTACTACCAGATTGCCCTCGCGGGGTACTTTAATTTCGTAATCAATTTGCGTACAGGTAAAATACTGCTGGCCATTATGGGAGTTGCGATTGCCTTTATTTTTGTTGTCCGGACAATCCTCAGCTTTGCCTTTTTTTAAAATTTCGTGATCCAGGTCAACGGTTACCTGGGGGCCACTGCTCTCCGAACTAAAATTTAACTTTAAAGCATTATTCAGCTTACCGGAATTAATGTTGTAAGTAACTTTTACGTATACTTCTTTTTTATCCCAGGCGGTAATTTTAATGGCATCACCAAATTTTAATTGTAAATCTATTTTTTGATTAGCGGCTACGGGTAAGGTTTTTTCTACTACTTGTTGCGCCAAAGCAATGGACAGTACCCCCCAGTTAGCCAGCATAAAAAGCAATAACTTTTTCATGATTTTTAAATTTAAAGGTGAGCGCTAGAAGTTTACTTGCTTTTGCGGATAAAAATATCACTGTTAATGGTGTAGATGTTCATTTCTACGCCGCCGCCGTTAGTTTTGCCCTCTACGGTACTGCTGCCAGCTATTTTCTGCAAATCGGTTTTTTCTTTGGGCAAAGCCATGTCAAAATCGGTATAAACTTCGCCGCTAATCGAACGCAGCTTCCAGTTGGCTTTGGTATTGGCAGGCAAGGTAAGATCAATTTCCCCGTCAACTACCGAAATAGACGAAGGCTTTTGCTGGTTAACATTTTTAAATTTTACTTGAATGCCGCCGTTGGTGCTGTTGGCTATTATGGGGCCCGATACGTTGTTGAGTTGCGCTTGGGAGTTGTTGAGTTTTAACTCTATTTCGCCGTCTACATCGTTTAGCTCAAAATCGCCGCCGTTCCAGTTGGCTTCGGTGTAACTTACCGCTACTTTTTTAGGCACCCGGATGGTGTATTTTCCGTCGGTTTTCTGGGCTTTTATAATCTGCAAAACATTGCCTTCGCGGGTTACCGATAAGCCCATGCCGGTATTATCTTCGCCGGAATTATACAGCGCTTTTAAACCTTTGGCCCGGGCCGGGGGAGCCTGATAATCGTTGGTTTCGATTATTACTTCATCCGAGTTGTGGCCCATAATTTTTACTTCGCTGCTGGCCATTACAATCCGCACCTGGTTGCCTGCATTATTGCCGATTTTTATTTTGTATTCCCGGCGCTCACTTGGCTGGGCATCCTGGTAATCTGCTTCTTGAATGGGATTTTCTACAGCCGCGTAGGCGTGGGTAATAGAAGTATCCAGTACCAGGTTAAAGTTAAATTCATGGGTATCTGCCTGTTTTTCAGTTGCCTGAGCCTGACCAGCGGGAATAAACAGAGCGCTAAAAGCCGTATATAGTAGTAACTTTTTCATAAGAATTAGCTGTAAAAAATGAGTTTAATTAAAGCAGGAAATACAGATTAAGAATAGCAGACTAGGCCTTCTGCTGCCACCATAACTGTTAATTTTTTAAATTTTTTGATTTTTAGATTTTCTAAATCAGAATGCCAATGGCTTGCTGCGCTTTTAGTTTAATAGTTGGCTGCAGATTGGGCTTTTGGGTTAATTTTTTAACCTGATCCACGGCTTGTTTTTCTTTTAAGGCCACCAGAATATCAATCAGCATGGCCTGCACATTCGGGTCGGTTTGAATTTGTAAGGATTGAATGTAAGCTTCGCGCACCATGGGTTGTTGCCGGTACTGAAACAAAGATTCGCAAGCCGCCAATCGCACGTTCACGTTCGGGTCGAAGTTCATAGCATTAATTAAAATCTGAATAATTTCTTTATCGGCCGGGGCTTTTTTAATTTTTCGTTGCACTACTAGTAATCGCTCCGAAGCGGTAGTACTCTCAGTGGCTTTGGGCGAAAGGATTTTTTTAAAATTTTGTACTTCCTGGCGCAAAGCGGCTACCTCGGGCTGGATAGTATTGTTCGTTATCTGCCGCGAACCAAACCAAAAGCCAATAACGAGTAAGGCTACGCTGGCGGCTACCTGCCACAACCAGTTAAAAGAATCGGGTTTCAGGAAAAAGCCGCGGCCTTTGGGTTCTTCTATTTTGGCGAACAACCAATCATCGTGGGTGTAGCCGGTAAGTTTTTCGTTCTGTTGCGCTTCCATAAACTTAAAATGTGCTTGCGCTGCTTTTAAACTGGGTGGTACTTCGGTTTGGGTAAAGTACTGGCGTAGGTAATTTTCTTCCTCCAGGGTAGTTTCCGCTTCGTAGTAGCGTTCCAGCAGCTCTTCTATATTATCCCACTTCATATTTTTCAATTTTTAAATAACGTTCGCGCACCCATTTGCGGGCTCTGGATAAATTAACCCGGATGGTATTGATGGGTAACTGCGTAATTTGTTCTATTTCTTCAAAAGAGTATCCTTCCACGTCGCGTAAGTGCAGAATCAATTTTTGCTGCTCCGGCAATTGGTCTACTAACTGGCGCATTACCTCGGCACTGTTGCTTAACTCATAACTCACGTGCGGCGATTGGGCCCCCGAGTCAATTTCCAGTTCGGCTACATCGGCCAGGTGTTTGGGCGCTTTTACCTTTAACTTATCCAGGCACAAATTTTTGGTTACCGTCATGGCAAAGGCTTCTACACTTTGGCAAGCTTCCAGTTTTTGCTGATTGGACCAAAGTTTCAGAAAGACTTCCTGTAGGGCATCTTCGGCTTCTTCGTGGTGGCGCAGCATGGTTTTGGCCAGCCGGAAAAGCTTGTCCCGGGTGGGTAAAACTTTCTGTTTAAACGTTTGTAAGTCCATTCAAAAACAAAGACGACACCAGCCCAAAAACATTACAGCAGATTTTAAAATTTTTAAAAAAGCAGAGGTGGTAGGTAGTTTATCAAAGCAGCTTTAACAAACAGTCCAACAAATTACATTTAATATTTAGTTGTAAATGACTGTAAACCAATTTACTTAAAAATTAAGATTTCCGCTTAACAGCTAATTGAAGGATTAAAATTAGAAGCAGGATTTATAAAGAAAGCGCCGGAAAGAATAAAACAGCTACCGGTAAATACCATCGCCAAAAACCGAAGTAATGGGACGGGAATAAATAAAATCGTTGAATTCGTAATAAGGCCGGGTAGAAGGGTACGTTTTAATGGTAGTGGGGCCCTGCGGATAAAAGCCCACTGATATTTGGATGGTGTTAAAAGTAGTGTACTCGTTATGAAACCGGAACCCGATGCCGTAGCCCTGCAAAGGTCTGGTTAAAAAAGGGTTGCTGCTGTTGCCCGTAGAAAGCCAGGCAAAATCAGCAAAAGCCACAATGGCAAACCTAAAACCGATAAAAGAAAAAGGAGTATACAGGTTGTTTTCGTAATTAAGCACAAATTTGCGGGTACCCCGTTCGTCGGAGCTAAACCCCCGGATACCCTGTAATTTATTGACGTTTAATACGTTTTCGCCGTACTTGCGATTTAGCCCAAAAGAAGTGCGACCCCAGAAAAAATGACGTACCTGCCAGTTGTCCCAGTGGTATAGTTTAGTAAAATACAGGATATCTGCCGCAATTTCGCCTTGTTCCCACTTTTTATCCCTGATGTAGGTATCGAACTCGGCAGTTACGTTTAAATAGCCAAATTCCCGGTTGTATTTGCCAAAGCCGCCTTTAATATTCATGTAGCGCCGGTTGTATTTGTTCCCGTTCTCGAAACCGTAAGTAAAAGCCAGTAAATTACCCGCCGGAATATCTTCAGTACGGCCAAAGCCAAATAAGTATTTGTCTTTATAATATTTACGATACGTGTACCCCACACCGGCCAGAAAAAAAGTATTACTCTGGTACTCGTCGGTAGGAGGGGAGGGGTAGCGGGTAGCAATCATGCGGGCCGAAGTAATAATCCGGGCGCGGTTATCAAAACCCAGGTTATATGATTTAAACCGGAACGATTTGCCCAACCAAAAATCCTGCGTAGAAAATGCAATATTCTGCCGGCGGCCCGTAGAGTCGGATAAGCGAACGTACGTAGGAATGTTGTACCAGTTAAGCGCAATCGCACCGGCGTACTTGGTATTAATCGAGAAAAAGTCGCGCTGCAAGCTGGCTCCTTTTTGTTTGTAGTTCACTTCGTCGCGATAAATTAACTCGCTACTGATAAAAGTTTTATAAATATTTTCTACCCGGTAGCTGCCCGTGTACTCGTACGATTGCTGCACCGAGTCGAGCCCAAACCGGTACGTGTTACGAATCTGATGGCCACTGCCAATAAAGTTAATATCGCGCAATACTATCCGCCCAGAACCGTTCCCGGCATTATACGAGCCGCCCGCGCTAATCGAAAAAATATCCTTGGTAATAACCACAATATCTACGCTGTCACGGGTAGAGGTTTTTTCGTTTACCGTTACCCGGGCATCTAAAATATAATCCGTCTGGCGCAACAAACGCTCCGATTCGCTTAAATCCAGCGGGTCGAGGGGTTGGCCTGGTTTAAAAAGTAATTTGTTGCGGATGCGGCCCTGGTGGGTTTTAATGTGCAGGGAGTTGCCGGCTTTTTCTAAAAAGTTAACGGGCTCCCGTAAAGTATCGGTAATGGAGTAGCCAAAAGCATCTAAATTTTTAATATAAATATTCCTTACAATCTTATACCCGTGCTTTTTATATTGATTGTTTAGCACTTCGGCGTTTACCCCAATGGGTTCCGGCTTCCGATCGAACCGGAAAACGGCTTTCATCAGGCGGCCCATTATTGTTTTGCGTTTCGAATAAGCTTTTATATCCGCTAATATTTTATCGGAATCCAGCTTTTTACGGGTTGTATCGGCTTCAGTGTTTTTTAAAGTATCGGGGTTGGCTTGGTTTTTTTGAGCGTAACTTGGTACTGTAAGCAAGAGAAGTACCAGCAGTAGTAACAAAATCCATTTCCAAAAAAAATTAAGTAATACCATAAAGGTATAAAATCACAGCTTAATAATAGGGCCTCTGCTACAGGTATACGGCCGTTTTCAATTTACTACAAAATAATTGATATCTACTATTTAAACCTATCTAGGTTTAAAATATTGCATCGGGCAGAAATGCAGCTTATAAAAATAGTTAGCGGAAAGTTTTTGCTAAAAATTAAAACTTTTTACTAAATATATTAGTTTATGTCGGAAAAGCAGTTTATTTTGCTACCCTATAAACACCGGGATGAACGATAAAATTAAAGATAAGCTAAAAATATTAGCAGACGCGGCCAAATACGATGTGTCTTGCTCTTCGAGCGGTGCAAAGCGCAAAAACCATAATAAAGGTTTGGGAAACGCCGAGGGGATGGGTATTTGTCATTCGTATACCGAAGATGGCCGTTGCGTTTCTTTGCTTAAAATATTGCTTACCAACTATTGTATTTTCGATTGTGCTTATTGCGTTACCCGGCGTAGCAACGATGTGCAGCGGGCCGCTTTTACCATCGACGAAGTTGTAAACCTGACCATTAATTTTTACCGGCGCAATTACATTGAGGGTTTGTTTTTAAGTTCCGGAATTTTTAAAAATTCGGATTATACCATGGAGCGTTTAATCCGGATTGCGAAAAAATTGCGCCAGGAGCATAAGTTTAACGGCTACATTCACTTAAAAACCATTCCGGGGGCTAACGATGATTTAATCCGGGAGGCGGGTTTATACGCCGACCGCTTAAGCGTGAACATTGAATTACCAACCGAACTTAGCTTACAAAAACTAGCTCCCGAAAAAAACTACGCCCAGGTTATTAAACCCATGTCGGCTATTAGTCAGGAGTTAATGGCCAGTAAAGAAGAAATTAAAATTTTTAAAAACGCGCCGGCTTTTGCCCCGGCCGGTCAAAGCACGCAATTAATTGTAGGTGCTTCGGCCGAAAGCGATAAGCAAATTCTTCAGCTTTCTGATCGGTTGTACGGTAAGTTTCAGTTAAAACGGGTGTATTACTCGGGTTACGTGCCGGTAAGCCAGGATAGCCGCTTAGCCGGTATTGAGGTGCCACCTTTAATGCGCGAAAACCGCATTTACCAGGCCGATTGGCTGATGCGCTTTTATGGGTTTAAGGTAAATGAGATTGTGTCGGATTTTTACCCTAACCTGGATTTAGAAATAGATCCCAAGCTATCGTGGGCTTTACGGAATATGCACTTTTTCCCGGTAGAAATAAATACGGCCGATTACGAAATGATTTTACGAGTGCCGGGCATTGGGGTAAAATCGGCGAAGAAAATTGTAATGGCCCGGCGCTTTGCCGCGCTTACCCCCGAGCATTTAACTAAAATTGGCGTGGTACTAAAGCGGGCCCGGTACTTTATTACCTGCAACGGTAAGAGCCCTGATGCAAAAACTTTTACCGAAGACGTAATACGGCGGCGCATCTTACTCGGCGAAGGCTCGGTGCGCAATAGCTTAATTAAGCAACAGCTAAGTTTATTTCAAACGGCCAGCTAGCATTTTCATAACCTACTATCTCCAGCACTTAACTATTTAATCAGCCAAAAAAATACTTCTATGCAAAACGTAACTAAAAACTCCGGCCAGAAAACAACTACTAAAGTTGCTCCTTTATCGTGCCATTGCAAACTTAGTTTATTAGTAGTGCACCTGCAGTACTTAACTGAAAAACGCAATGCGCGTCGGGCTAATTTAAATCCGGTACTACTAACCGAGGCAAATGCTTTGTTTTATCAGTATATCTAAATCGGTAAAATTTAAAAAATAAAATTTTACAACGGTTAAAACATAGAAAGAATGTTTCATTACACGTACGATGGGTCCTTTGAAGGATTATTAACCGTGATTTTTGAAATTTATGAGCGTAAAGGCTGGCCCGATAAAATCATAAAAGAACAACACCTGCAGCAAGCCAGTTTATTTGCTGCTTCTATTGCTGTTGTAACTAACACAGAAAAGGCCGACCGGGTCTGGCAAGGCGTCTTGCGCAAAGTTTCGGCAACGGCGGGAGTGCAATTGTTTAAAGCTTTTTTATCGGAATTGCCCGAGGTGGAAATGGTAATTTTTAACTATATTAAACTGGCTTTAGCTAGCCCGATAAATATAGAAGAAAATTTTGCCGCTGATTGTGTGCGCCAAATTGCCCAGATTACCCGGCAGGTTTTCCGGGAATCGCACCGGATGGAAGCGTTTGTGCGGTTCCAGAAAACCCAGGACGATTTGTTTTACGCGGCCATTGAACCCGATTATAACGTTCTGCCTTTAATAATTAAACATTTTACCCAAAGGTACGCCGACCAGCGCTGGATTATTTACGACATAAAACGCCGGTACGGCATTTATTATAACTTATTAACGGCCGTTTACGTGCAATTAGAACAAGTGCCCATCAATAAGAGCGGGCAATTGCCCACCAACCTGTTAGACCAGTACGAAACCAGCTTTCAGGATTTGTGGCAGACGTATTTTCATAGCGTAAACATACCCGAAAGAAAAAATAAGAAGCTGCACCTGCGGCATATTCCGGCTCGTTACTGGAAGTATTTAGCCGAAAAAAGACCGGTTTTTTAAAATTTTAGATTTTAGCACGAGGATTATCGCTGGAATTTTTACTTTTAAACAGATTTTAATTTTAGTAAACCTTAAAAATCTATCATTCGTACAAAACTTGATTTTGCTTAATTTTTAAAAAATCAATAAAAATACCTAAAATTAGGTATTTACTTGCTGGTGTTACTAGGCTATATTTGCTGCCAAAATTTTACTCTCTTCTCTGTTCTGTTGGTTGTTGTGTGATGTATGTTTTTAAGCCTATTATCGGCTAATACTGTTAAGGTGCAGTTTGTGTCTATTAAAAAGTAGCTGGTAGTTACAAGAAACAACGCATTTTAAAGTTTAATAAATATAAGTCCCCGATCCGAGTTTTAAGCCTACTTACCAACCACTAATGTATGTCGTTAAATTTTAATAGGGAGCAGGAGCGCCCCGTTTGCTTTGAGTGTATCCAGGATTCTAAATTACTTACTGCAGATACAGATTGGTGGAATCTTTACTCTAAAACTTTTGCAACCGAAGAACAAGAGCCCCCGCAAGCAATTTTGGATAGCCTGGATCAAGGAGTAGGTCTGGCATTTCGGGTAACTACCCGCGAAAAAACAATCGGGATGGCTACGGTTCATTTGCTTACTAACCCCTCTGCCGTTTTTCTGGTTTACTTAGCCATAGAACCGGCCGCGCGCAATAAACAAATAGGTTCACTTTTTTTTGATTATATCTATCAAACCGGTGCGGCTAAACTAAAAGAAAGGGGTTATCTGTCGGTAGGTTTTGTTTGGGAGGTAAGCGCAAATCCTAGCGCGAGTTTAACTGAGAATCAAACATACTCCCGTAAAATAAACTTCTTTCAGCAAAACGGCGGAACCGTTTTGCCCTATCGTTATTTTCAGCCACCTATTAATGGCGATACCGCCGTACCCATGCAGGTCATGTTCCGGCCCGGCGATGAAGGCGTAACTTTTGAGGCTACTAATCCGGCTGCGCTCATCCAAGCCATGTATTACGAAAAATATGCCGCCATTAACTACATTAATCCGGAGTTAATAGAAGAACTGCTGGAAGAAATTTCATCGTAATAGAATTCGCTTTTTGTATAAATTAGAATTGCCCATCCTGACTTTGTTTCGCCGGGGAGCTTATCTTTGTTGCAGACCTTCTTATAAAGATGTTACCGGAGCTTCCCATTGCTCTATTTATGCAGCTCAAAAACATAATTTTTAAAAATTGATTTATTTATAAAACCGCCGTAAAGTTTAGGGTTTGTATAGTAGCCAGGATTTTGCTTAAAAACACGTTGTACTACACCTACACACGTTATTATTATAGCGCCCGAAGTTTTACTTACAGAGATTAATAATTTAGTTTGCAATTGCCGATTAATGCATCTATCTTTGTGCTCATTTTCTGGAAACAGAAAGAAAAACAAATATTTAACTAATCGCTTTAAAGCACAAAAATGGATCATTTAAGTTATAAGACGCTATCAGTTAATAAGGCGACCGCTAATAAAGGTTGGGTAGTGATAGACGCCGGAGACGCCACCCTGGGCCGCGTATGCAGCCAGATTGCTAATATTTTAAGAGGCAAAAATAAGCCTTCGTTTACTCCTAATGCCGACTGCGGCGATAACGTAATTGTTATCAACGCCGAGAAACTGCGGGTAACCGGTAAAAAGTTAAACAACAAAGTGTATGTAACGCACTCTGGCTACCCAGGTGGTCAAAAACAAACTACCGTTCGTGAGTTAAAAGCGAAATCTCCTTCTAAAGTAGTAGAAAGAGCTGTACGTGGTATGCTGCCGCGCACCCGCTTAGGCCGGGAGCAATTCCGTAACCTGTTTGTTTACGACGGAGCGGAGCATCCGCACGAAGCACAACAGCCAAAACAAGTAAAAATTTCTTAACTATATACTAATTAATGGAAGTTCTCAATACATCTGGTAGAAGAAAAACCTCGGTGGCACGTGTTTATATCACGGCCGGGCAAGGGAATATCACTATTAACGATAGAGATATCAAAGCATACTTTCCAAGTGAAGTACTGCAGACAATTGTGAACCAGCCTTTTCAAACTTTGAATCAGGTTGGTAAGTACGACGTCAAAGCTAATGTAAAAGGCGGTGGTGTAAGTGGCCAGGCCGAAGCAATTCGTTTAGCTATTGCTAAAGCTTTAGTGGCTGAAACAGCAGATAACCGTCCAGGGCTGAAGAAAGAAGGTTTTCTTACCCGCGACCCACGGATGGTGGAACGCAAGAAATTTGGTAAAAGAAAAGCGAGACGTTCGTTCCAGTTCTCTAAACGTTAATCCTAAAGATGTATCAAAATGGCAAGTGTTAATTATAAAGATTTATTGGATGCTGGTGTACACTTTGGACACCTTACCCGGAAATGGGATCCAAAAATGGCGCCGTATATTTTCATGGAAAAGAACGGCATCCATATTATTGACTTAAATAAAACCGTAGCGGCGCTTGACGAAGCTGCGGCTGCAATCCGGCAGATTGCCAAATCTGGCCGTAAAATTATGTTTGTGGCTACCAAAAAGCAGGCCCAGGATATTGTTTCGGACGAAGCAAAACGCCTGAAAATGCCTTACGTAACCGACCGTTGGTTAGGTGGTATGTTAACAAACTTTGCTACTGTGCGCAAGTCGCTAAAGAAAATGTCTACCATTGATAAAATGATTAAAGACAATGTTTCTTACGCTAACTTAGCAAAACGCGAGCGTTTAATGGTATCGCGCGAGCGCGAAAAATTAGGACGGGTATTAGGTGGTATTGCTGACCTTTCTCGTTTACCGGCTGCTTTGTTTGTAGTGGACGTAAAACGCGAGCATATTGCCATTAAAGAAGCGCAAAAATTAAATTTACCGGTATTTGCTATTGTGGATACCAACTCCAACCCGGAATTAGTTGATTTCCCAATCCCAGCTAACGACGATGCTTCTAAATCTATTTCTTTAATTGTTAGCGTTATTGGCAAAGCTATTGAAGAAGGTTTATCCGAAAGAAAAGTAGATAAAGAAGAAACCGAAAGAAAACGTTCGGAAGAAGAAGGAGTAGCTGAAAAAATTGCTGCTGAGTAATTCTGGCTTTTAAAATGCCTTACCATAACTGAACATTAGATTTAAAATTCTGATGTTCAGTTTTTTTTAAAATATTACTTAGATGTTAGATAATGGACAGTAGATTTTATATCTATTGCACACCAATAACTAACTTTTAACTTACAACTCTTAACTCATAACTAAATAAGATGGCTATTACAGCACAAGATGTTAACAGACTTCGCCAGGAAACCGGCGCCGGTATGATGGATTGCAAAAAAGCACTTACCGAAGCTAACGGCGATTTTGAAGCGGCTAAAGATATTCTACGCAAAGCCGGCCAGAAGATTGCCAGCAAACGTGCCGACAATGTTACCTCCGAAGGCGTTGTTTTAACTCAAGTAAGTGCCGATGGCACCACTGGTAAAGTAATTGCATTAGCTTGCGAAACCGAGCCGGTATCTAAAGTGGCAGATTTCCAGAGCTTAGCTAAATCTATTTTGGAAGCGGCGGTTTCTACCAATGCTGCTTCTAAAGAAGAATTATTAGCTACTCCACAAGCTGATGGCCGTTCGTTACAAGATCATATTACCGATTTAATGGGTAAAATTGGTGAAAAATTAGATGTAGTTACTTACGAAACCGTTACTGCTGATAAAGTAGTAGCCTATAATCACTCTAATGGTAAATTGGGCGTATTGGTTGGCTTAAAAAATACTAACGGTACCGATGTAAGCGAAGTAGGTAAAGATGTGGCCATGCAAATTGCCGCTATGAAACCTATTGCTTTAGATAAAGATGGCGTTGATGCTGCTACCGTAGCCCGCGAAATTGAAATTGGTAAAGAACAAGCCCGTGCCGAAGGTAAGCCCGAAGCGATGCTGGAAAAAATTGCTCAAGGTAAACTGAACAAATTCTACAAAGACAGCACTTTGTTAAACCAAGAGTTTGTAAAAGATGCTTCTTTAACAATTGCGCAACTTTTAGATAAAACCAGCAAAGGTTTAATCGTAAGTGAATTTAAGCGGGTAGCTATTGGCGCTTAAATTTTAAAAATTTAAAAAAACAAAAAGCCTGCGGTATTTACTGCAGGCTTTTTGTTTTTTACGCAATCCGTAACAATAATTTTAAAGCTTGTTTACGGTTATTGTTCTGGTACATGAATGGGACCACATAGTTTTTGATAATCTACCCGCGTCAGGCCATAGTAGAATACATCTACCAAACCGGTTTTATCATCCGAACGAAAATCTTGGCGCAGTAACCCTTCGCGGGTAAAACCGCACCGCTCCGCTAAACGATAACTTCGCTGATTTTGAACGGGCATTTTTATAAACAGTTTATTTAATCCGAGCTGATCGAAGCCAAACCTGACTACGGCACTTAACGCTTCATAAGCTAAGCCTTGTCCTTCGGCAGCGGCATCCAGATAATACCCGATTTCACCTTTGGGTACTCGTTTTTCAATGTTTTTTAAGGTAATATCGCCAATGTATTTTTTTGCTTCCGAAAGCCAAATACCTAGTTCATACACTCTTTTTAGTTGCCAGTC
The sequence above is a segment of the Adhaeribacter swui genome. Coding sequences within it:
- the rplM gene encoding 50S ribosomal protein L13, which translates into the protein MDHLSYKTLSVNKATANKGWVVIDAGDATLGRVCSQIANILRGKNKPSFTPNADCGDNVIVINAEKLRVTGKKLNNKVYVTHSGYPGGQKQTTVRELKAKSPSKVVERAVRGMLPRTRLGREQFRNLFVYDGAEHPHEAQQPKQVKIS
- the rpsI gene encoding 30S ribosomal protein S9, which produces MEVLNTSGRRKTSVARVYITAGQGNITINDRDIKAYFPSEVLQTIVNQPFQTLNQVGKYDVKANVKGGGVSGQAEAIRLAIAKALVAETADNRPGLKKEGFLTRDPRMVERKKFGKRKARRSFQFSKR
- the rpsB gene encoding 30S ribosomal protein S2, which encodes MASVNYKDLLDAGVHFGHLTRKWDPKMAPYIFMEKNGIHIIDLNKTVAALDEAAAAIRQIAKSGRKIMFVATKKQAQDIVSDEAKRLKMPYVTDRWLGGMLTNFATVRKSLKKMSTIDKMIKDNVSYANLAKRERLMVSREREKLGRVLGGIADLSRLPAALFVVDVKREHIAIKEAQKLNLPVFAIVDTNSNPELVDFPIPANDDASKSISLIVSVIGKAIEEGLSERKVDKEETERKRSEEEGVAEKIAAE
- the tsf gene encoding translation elongation factor Ts; protein product: MAITAQDVNRLRQETGAGMMDCKKALTEANGDFEAAKDILRKAGQKIASKRADNVTSEGVVLTQVSADGTTGKVIALACETEPVSKVADFQSLAKSILEAAVSTNAASKEELLATPQADGRSLQDHITDLMGKIGEKLDVVTYETVTADKVVAYNHSNGKLGVLVGLKNTNGTDVSEVGKDVAMQIAAMKPIALDKDGVDAATVAREIEIGKEQARAEGKPEAMLEKIAQGKLNKFYKDSTLLNQEFVKDASLTIAQLLDKTSKGLIVSEFKRVAIGA
- a CDS encoding GNAT family N-acetyltransferase, with product MNANIPTKLQTARLLLRQYQVTDAPDFLQLIQKNQLRLSPAFPGRVAMTQNLATAKHFIRQMRTDWQLKRVYELGIWLSEAKKYIGDITLKNIEKRVPKGEIGYYLDAAAEGQGLAYEALSAVVRFGFDQLGLNKLFIKMPVQNQRSYRLAERCGFTREGLLRQDFRSDDKTGLVDVFYYGLTRVDYQKLCGPIHVPEQ